A single genomic interval of Mangifera indica cultivar Alphonso chromosome 5, CATAS_Mindica_2.1, whole genome shotgun sequence harbors:
- the LOC123217371 gene encoding uncharacterized protein LOC123217371 produces the protein MGFSCGDDFGTKQKRVLLVDDQRGRSFMDDRVEFELEFGPVEHPMEPRDEDRPVKCPMPTSSVINESRMQAERLGEGLGKRGEVAAEMNKERNEGGAVRAVRKRHHTLTHEEQVIKPLMRMPPLPPQKITIFEMLHEFHKFES, from the exons ATGGGTTTTTCATGTGGAGATGATTtt GGAACTAAACAAAAACGAGTTTTATTAGTGGATGATCAAAGAGGCAGGAGTTTTATGGATGATAGGGTGGAATTTGAACTCGAATTTGGGCCAGTTGAACACCCAATGGAGCCTCGGGATGAAGATCGCCCCGTAAAGTGTCCGATGCCAACTTCTTCTGTTATCAAT GAATCAAGAATGCAAGCGGAGAGACTAGGTGAAGGGTTGGGAAAGAGGGGTGAAGTAGCAGCAGAAATgaacaaagaaagaaatgaaggtGGTGCTGTTAGAGCAGTACGAAAGAGGCATCACACTTTGACACACGAGGAACAAGTGATAAAGCCCCTCATGAGAATGCCTCCTCTTCCTCCCCAGAAAATCACCATCTTCGAAATGCTTCATGAGTTTCACAAGTTTGAGTCTTAG
- the LOC123217765 gene encoding protein BASIC PENTACYSTEINE2-like translates to MDDDALNMRNWGYYEPSFKGHLGLQLMSSMADRDTKAFLPSRDPNFMVTANGTFHPRDSVVSETSIPMNYARDSWINPRDKFLNMLPASPNYGILPETSGAHSLQMLQAPPPPPPPSTAAAPTMSRDERAVARVEEPAVKTEGPQIKKRQGGGTLKTPKAKKARKPKENNAAAVQRVKPAKKSIDVVINGIDMDISGIPIPVCSCTGAPQQCYRWGCGGWQSACCTTNVSMYPLPMSTKRRGARIAGRKMSQGAFKKVLEKLAAEGYNFANPIDLRTHWARHGTNKFVTIR, encoded by the coding sequence ATGGATGATGATGCGTTGAACATGCGCAATTGGGGTTACTATGAACCGTCCTTTAAAGGGCATCTCGGTCTGCAGCTCATGTCAAGCATGGCAGACCGAGATACCAAGGCTTTTTTACCCAGTCGAGATCCAAATTTTATGGTTACAGCCAATGGTACCTTTCATCCTCGGGATTCTGTCGTATCAGAGACATCAATTCCTATGAATTATGCGAGGGACAGTTGGATAAACCCGAGGGATAAGTTTCTGAACATGTTACCTGCCAGTCCTAATTATGGAATTCTTCCAGAAACATCAGGGGCCCACTCCTTGCAAATGTTACAGGccccaccgccaccacctccaccATCAACGGCAGCAGCACCAACTATGTCAAGAGATGAGAGAGCAGTGGCTCGGGTTGAAGAGCCTGCTGTCAAAACTGAAGGTcctcaaataaagaaaaggcaGGGCGGGGGTACCCTCAAGACCCCGAAAGCTAAGAAGGCTAGGAAGCCCAAGGAGAATAATGCTGCTGCAGTTCAACGTGTGAAACCAGCTAAGAAGAGTATAGATGTTGTAATAAATGGGATTGATATGGACATCTCGGGTATTCCGATTCCAGTCTGCTCATGTACTGGAGCTCCCCAGCAATGTTATCGCTGGGGCTGTGGTGGTTGGCAATCTGCTTGTTGTACTACAAATGTATCAATGTATCCTCTTCCAATGAGCACCAAAAGGCGTGGTGCTAGGATAGCTGGCCGAAAGATGAGCCAGGGTGCGTTTAAGAAGGTATTGGAGAAACTTGCAGCAGAAGGCTATAATTTTGCTAACCCAATTGATTTGAGGACTCACTGGGCTAGACATGGTACAAACAAGTTTGTGACTATCAGATAG